One Elgaria multicarinata webbii isolate HBS135686 ecotype San Diego chromosome 6, rElgMul1.1.pri, whole genome shotgun sequence DNA segment encodes these proteins:
- the MFHAS1 gene encoding malignant fibrous histiocytoma-amplified sequence 1, translated as MAETERPEEAARLWRDAALRAGKLRSNLQQLELELGASREESGPEAEPEPKPSQPPPPPPASPLETLNLSGRGLEELPEGLCAAVGSSLSVLSMRRNRLSQLPSAAALRHLGRLAELDLSHNRLRGLRDDGLALALLRGLRKLSLSHNQLGADGDGTLPAGLGELRQLEELDLSFNRLRRLPEEALARLQQLRALDVDHNLLPAFPRVLLELGALEELDCSGNRLLRALPEGIGALPRLKILWLSGTGLAALPEGLCQLGSLESLMLDGNRLRALPAGFGCLQRLKMLNLSSNLLSDFPAAVLALPGLEELYLSRNQLTLLPAGLCQLCQLRTLWLDNNRIRYLPDSIVQLRQLEELVLQGNQIAILPEGFGQLSRVTLWKVKDNPLIQPPYEVCMKGIPYIAAYQKELAHSQPALKPRLKLVLMGLKNAGKTLLRKCLMEEEEEEEEEGQGQADSPLTAANQDSGKGQARGCFIRPLRNLPQPLSPKAQPHHRPIVEQPEASSLKCSHFGYISSEQWDMIFNPSPKAAGQTQVGSFAAEQHNEVPPSPSSKTNGETHFGCSPPPRPLLPLAPYAAGLPGSSQGIEVADWTADAERGLTFIVYELAGDPSYDVIQPFFLSPGALYVLVVNLSTYMPQCFYPSVGHFLHWLGAKVPHAVVCMVGTHADLCAEREVEEKCLDIHRQIARQEKCDYEGLQSLAQQVDEALGQDFDLRCSSPHVAFYGVSDKNLRRKKAQFQYLLNHRPQILSPVLPISCWDCCQVRRLREKLLSVAEHRDIFPNLHRVLPRSWQVLEELHFQPQAQQLWLSWWDSARLGLQAGLTEDRLQSALSYLHESGKLLYFEEHLTLREYVFHNLPRLIDILNVFCQRDAAVLLQKLLSNAHVDELKAAQLHHYVEGFLLHGLLPAHVIRLLLRPHIQSREDLQLILELLEKMGLCYCVNKPKSKPLNGATAWYKFPCYVKNEMPHAEAWINGTNLGGQSFVAEQLQIEYSFPFIFPPGLFARYSVQINSHVVQRSDGKYQIYAYRGKVPVVVSYRPAKGSQQPDTLCIASHASLPNIWTAWQAITPLVEELNVLLQEWPGLYYTVHVLCSKCLKRGSPHPHTFPGELLSQPRPEGLTEIICPKNGNERVNVALVYPPTPTVISPCSK; from the coding sequence ATGGCCGAGACTGAGCGTCCCGAGGAGGCGGCCCGGCTGTGGCGAGACGCCGCCCTGCGCGCCGGGAAGCTGCGCAGCAACCTCCAGCAGCTGGAGCTCGAGTTGGGCGCCTCCCGGGAGGAGAGCGGCCCGGAGGCAGAGCCGGAGCCGAAGCCCtctcagccgccgccgccgccgccggcttcgCCGCTGGAGACGCTGAACCTGAGCGGGCGCGGCCTGGAAGAGCTGCCCGAGGGCTTGTGCGCCGCCGTGGGCAGCAGCCTGAGCGTCCTCTCGATGCGCAGGAACCGGCTCTCTCAGCTGCCCTCGGCCGCCGCGCTTCGGCACCTGGGCCGCTTGGCCGAGCTCGACCTCAGCCACAACCGCCTCCGCGGCCTCCGCGACGACGGCCTGGCGCTGGCGCTGCTGCGCGGGCTGCGGAAGCTCAGCCTCAGCCACAACCAGCTGGGCGCCGACGGCGACGGGACGCTGCCCGCCGGCCTGGGCGAGCTGCGGCAGCTGGAGGAGCTGGACTTGAGCTTCAACCGCCTGCGCCGCTTGCCCGAGGAGGCCCTGGCCCGCCTGCAGCAGCTGCGCGCCCTCGACGTGGACCACAACCTGCTGCCCGCCTTCCCCCGGGTGCTGCTGGAGCTGGGCGCGCTGGAGGAACTGGACTGCTCCGGCAACCGGCTGCTGCGAGCCCTGCCCGAGGGCATCGGCGCCCTGCCGCGCCTGAAAATCCTGTGGCTCAGCGGCACGGGCTTGGCGGCCTTGCCGGAGGGCTTGTGCCAGCTGGGCAGCCTGGAGAGCCTCATGTTGGACGGGAACCGCCTGAGGGCCCTGCCGGCGGGTTTCGGCTGCCTGCAGCGCCTCAAGATGCTGAACCTCTCGTCCAACCTGCTGTCTGACTTCCCTGCGGCTGTGCTGGCCCTGCCGGGCTTGGAGGAGCTCTACCTGAGTCGCAACCAGCTCACCCTGCTGCCCGCTGGGCTGTGCCAGCTGTGCCAGCTCCGCACGCTGTGGCTGGACAACAACCGCATCCGCTACCTGCCCGACTCTATCGTCCAGCTCCGTCAGCTGGAGGAGCTGGTGCTGCAGGGCAACCAGATTGCCATCCTGCCCGAGGGGTTTGGGCAACTCAGCCGGGTCACCCTCTGGAAGGTCAAGGACAACCCGCTGATCCAGCCCCCCTACGAGGTGTGCATGAAGGGCATCCCGTACATTGCGGCCTACCAGAAGGAGCTGGCCCACTCCCAGCCTGCTCTGAAGCCCCGTCTCAAGCTAGTCCTTATGGGCCTGAAAAATGCAGGCAAAACTCTGCTAAGGAAGTGCCtcatggaggaagaagaggaggaggaggaggagggccaggggCAGGCAGATTCACCCTTAACTGCAGCCAACCAGGATTCTGGGAAAGGCCAGGCCAGGGGGTGCTTCATACGGCCCCTGAGAAATCTGCCCCAGCCTCTGTCTCCAAAAGCACAGCCACACCACCGTCCCATTGTTGAGCAGCCAGAGGCTTCATCCCTGAAATGCTCCCATTTCGGATATATTTCCTCTGAGCAGTGGGATATGATCTTCAATCCATCCCCAAAAGCTGCTGGGCAGACCCAGGTAGGAAGCTTTGCTGCTGAGCAGCACAATGAAGTTCCGCCATCTCCCTCATCCAAAACAAACGGGGAAACGCACTTCGGCTGTTCTCCACCGCCACGGCCCCTTCTGCCCCTGGCTCCGTATGCAGCAGGGCTGCCAGGCAGTAGCCAAGGCATAGAGGTGGCAGACTGGACGGCGGATGCAGAGAGGGGTCTGACTTTCATTGTTTACGAGCTGGCAGGAGACCCAAGTTACGATGTGATCCAgcccttcttcctctctcctggAGCCCTCTACGTGCTGGTGGTGAACCTTAGCACTTACATGCCACAGTGCTTTTATCCTTCGGTGGGACACTTCCTGCACTGGCTAGGGGCGAAGGTGCCGCATGCGGTGGTGTGCATGGTTGGCACCCATGCAGACCTGTGTGCAGAgcgggaggtggaggagaagtgctTGGACATCCACCGTCAGATTGCCCGGCAGGAGAAGTGTGATTACGAGGGCCTCCAGAGTTTGGCCCAGCAGGTGGATGAAGCCCTGGGGCAGGATTTTGACCTGCGCTGCTCCAGTCCTCACGTTGCCTTCTACGGGGTGTCGGACAAAAACCTCCGTCGCAAGAAAGCTCAGTTCCAGTATCTGCTCAACCATCGGCCGCAAATCCTCTCCCCAGTCTTGCCTATCAGCTGCTGGGATTGCTGCCAGGTACGCCGTTTGCGGGAGAAGCTCCTTTCTGTGGCGGAGCACAGAGACATCTTTCCCAACTTGCACCGGGTGCTGCCAAGATCTTGGCAGGTGCTGGAGGAGCTGCACTTCCAACCACAAGCCCAGCAGCTGTGGCTCAGCTGGTGGGACTCAGCTCGGCTCGGCCTGCAGGCAGGACTGACGGAGGACCGTCTCCAGAGTGCCCTTTCCTACTTGCATGAGAGTGGAAAGCTGCTGTACTTCGAGGAGCACTTGACCCTGCGCGAATACGTTTTCCACAACTTGCCCAGGCTCATTGACATTCTCAATGTCTTCTGCCAGCGGGATGCCGCGGTGTTGCTCCAGAAGCTGCTCAGCAACGCCCATGTGGACGAGTTGAAGGCCGCGCAGCTCCACCACTATGTGGAGGGGTTCTTGCTCCATGGGCTTCTCCCTGCCCATGTCATTCGTCTGCTCCTGAGGCCCCACATACAGAGCAGAGAGGACCTGCAGCTCATCCTGGAGCTGTTGGAAAAGATGGGACTCTGCTACTGTGTCAACAAACCCAAATCCAAGCCCTTGAACGGGGCGACTGCATGGTACAAGTTCCCCTGCTATGTGAAGAACGAGATGCCCCATGCAGAGGCATGGATCAATGGTACCAACCTGGGTGGACAGTCCTTCGTTGCCGAACAGTTGCAGATTGAGTACAGCTTCCCCTTCATCTTTCCACCTGGGCTGTTTGCCCGCTACAGTGTCCAGATTAACAGCCACGTGGTTCAGCGATCTGATGGGAAATATCAGATCTATGCGTACAGGGGAAAGGTGCCTGTAGTGGTAAGTTACAGGCCTGCCAAAGGCAGCCAGCAGCCAGATACTTTGTGTATTGCTAGTCATGCATCCCTACCAAATATATGGACAGCCTGGCAGGCCATAACCCCGCTAGTGGAAGAACTGAATGTACTGCTTCAAGAATGGCCAGGCCTGTACTATACCGTGCATGTCCTCTGTTCCAAGTGCCTTAAGAGAGGGTCGCCCCACCCGCACACCTTTCCAG